Proteins encoded in a region of the Benincasa hispida cultivar B227 chromosome 2, ASM972705v1, whole genome shotgun sequence genome:
- the LOC120071398 gene encoding transcription factor bHLH149-like gives MDAISEDLRSSDFMDHRPSKRRKIESENHAADICGTDFTTRWTTDSEQRIYSSKLVDALHRITAQKSASLPPRSSIDGRKVRETADRVLAVAAKGKTRWSRAILTNRLGLKLKKVKPVGNCIRPKKLKIRSETRKLPTVQRKVRTLGRLVPGCRKISFPNLLEEASDYIAALQMQVRAMTAVAELLAGAPADRQSFRTNS, from the coding sequence ATGGATGCGATTTCTGAAGACCTGAGGAGTTCTGATTTCATGGACCACCGACCGAGTAAACGCCGAAAAATCGAATCGGAGAATCATGCGGCCGACATTTGCGGCACGGACTTCACAACACGCTGGACAACAGACTCGGAGCAGCGGATTTACTCTTCCAAATTAGTTGATGCTCTTCATCGAATAACTGCTCAGAAATCCGCATCGCTTCCACCGAGATCTTCGATTGACGGCCGCAAAGTCCGCGAGACGGCGGACCGAGTTCTCGCCGTCGCGGCTAAAGGTAAGACTCGCTGGAGCAGAGCAATCCTCACGAATCGACTCGGACTCAAACTCAAGAAGGTGAAGCCGGTCGGAAACTGTATCCGGCcgaagaaattgaaaattaggtcCGAGACGAGAAAATTGCCGACGGTGCAGAGGAAAGTTCGAACTCTCGGCCGGCTGGTTCCCGGCTGCCGGAAAATCTCATTTCCGAACCTTCTTGAAGAAGCGTCGGATTACATCGCCGCTCTACAGATGCAGGTCCGCGCCATGACGGCCGTCGCCGAGCTTCTCGCCGGCGCTCCGGCTGATCGTCAAAGTTTTAGAACAAACTCGTAG